Proteins found in one Candidatus Abawacabacteria bacterium genomic segment:
- the hisS gene encoding histidine--tRNA ligase, whose product MIEARTLQGFSDYLPKQMYLRRYLMDTWRRTFELFGYGELDTPSIEYEDILLGKIGEEEKLIYRFTDNGDRKVALRYDQTVPLARAVVQHQNDLKFPFKRYQIAKVWRADSPRKGRKREFYQCDADIVGSISSVSDAEIITVVASGMYALGLQDFVINLNHRGILTAMMASWNIPKELQLEAFRAIDKFDKVGVDGVKKELQERGIPEESHRVILELLQWSERDAEKTLNWLEERFGGSGEAQNGINDLRSIIQLATASGVQANNIFVNLNLVRGLDYYTGMVFEVTLPVFGRTSFAGGGRYDRLANAFSDRDLPGVGVGVGLETLYELFQEHPIIYPKIAPEVLLVVFTNEFLPQVTSIAAELRAIGKRAMVYPGGAEKIGKQMKYANDLEFPYVLILGPDEAKEGKIQLKNMQTGESQTIKLTDLVSKMSVL is encoded by the coding sequence ATGATTGAAGCACGCACACTCCAGGGTTTTTCTGATTATCTGCCTAAACAAATGTATTTGCGGCGTTATCTGATGGATACGTGGCGGCGAACATTTGAGCTGTTTGGTTATGGTGAGCTTGATACACCGTCTATTGAATATGAAGATATTTTATTGGGTAAAATTGGTGAAGAAGAAAAGTTAATTTATCGCTTTACCGATAATGGCGATAGAAAAGTTGCGCTTCGTTATGATCAAACTGTGCCTTTAGCGAGAGCGGTAGTGCAACATCAAAACGATTTGAAGTTTCCTTTTAAACGGTATCAAATAGCCAAGGTGTGGCGAGCTGATAGTCCACGCAAAGGAAGAAAACGTGAGTTTTATCAATGTGATGCCGATATTGTCGGTTCTATTAGTTCAGTGAGTGATGCTGAAATTATTACTGTTGTTGCTAGTGGAATGTATGCTTTGGGATTGCAAGATTTCGTGATCAACTTAAATCATCGTGGTATTTTGACTGCGATGATGGCTAGTTGGAATATTCCTAAAGAGTTACAGCTAGAGGCTTTCCGTGCCATCGATAAGTTTGATAAAGTGGGTGTTGATGGTGTCAAGAAAGAATTGCAAGAACGCGGTATTCCGGAAGAATCGCATCGGGTAATTTTGGAGCTTTTGCAGTGGAGTGAGCGTGATGCAGAAAAAACATTAAATTGGCTGGAGGAGCGTTTTGGGGGATCAGGAGAAGCACAAAATGGAATTAATGATTTGCGCTCTATTATTCAATTGGCTACTGCTTCTGGTGTCCAGGCAAATAATATTTTTGTTAATCTCAATTTAGTACGAGGCTTGGATTATTATACAGGTATGGTTTTTGAAGTGACATTGCCTGTATTTGGCCGTACTTCTTTTGCTGGTGGGGGACGTTATGATCGTTTGGCGAATGCTTTCAGTGATAGGGATTTACCAGGTGTGGGTGTTGGGGTCGGTTTGGAAACCTTGTATGAATTATTTCAAGAGCATCCTATTATTTATCCCAAGATTGCTCCTGAAGTTTTATTGGTAGTTTTTACTAATGAATTTTTACCTCAAGTAACTAGTATTGCCGCTGAACTAAGAGCGATCGGAAAAAGAGCCATGGTTTATCCTGGAGGGGCAGAAAAAATTGGTAAACAGATGAAATATGCCAATGATTTAGAATTTCCGTACGTTCTCATTCTGGGCCCCGATGAAGCCAAAGAAGGAAAAATCCAGCTAAAAAATATGCAGACAGGGGAGTCCCAGACAATAAAATTGACTGATTTGGTTAGCAAAATGAGTGTGCTCTAG